GGTGACGCCTGGTTTCCGGCTCCCCAGAACACCGTGTGCGCGTCGATGCGCTCACCGCCGGCCACTACGCCGTCACTGTCCACCTGCGTGACCACGCAGCGGGTGCGCACTTCGACCCCCAGCGACTCGAGATCACGCTGCGCCTGCGCGGAGAGTTCCTCGGGGAAGGCCGGCAGAATGCGCGGCCCCCCCTCCAGCAGCAGCACCCGTGCCTGCCGCGGGTCGATACGCCGGAATTCGCCGGTGAGGGCATGATGCGTGACTTCGGGAATCATCCCGGCCAGCTCCACGCCGGTGGGCCCGCCCCCCACGATGACGAAGGTAAGCAGCGCGTCGCGCTCCCCGGCCGCGCTCGCCCGCTCGGCGGCCTCGAACGACAGCAGGAAGCGCCGCCGCATTTCGAGGGCGTCCTCGACGCTCTTGAGCCCCGGCGCATGCGCCTCCCAGTCGGGGTGCCCGAAGTAGGCGTGACGGGCGCCGGCAGCCACCACGAGGTAGTCGAAGGACAGCCGCACGGTGTCGCTGTCGAGTGACACCGTCCGGGCCTGCGGATCGATCCGATCGACCTCCGCCATGACCACCGTGGCGTTCTGCTGGTTGCGCAACAGCCAGCGAATGGGCACGCTGATGTCGGCCGGATTGAGCACCGCCGTGGCCACCTGGTACAGCAGCGGCTGAAAGAGGTGGTGGTTGGTGCGGTCGAGCAGCGTGATGCGCACCGGTGCATTGGCGAGCGCGCGCGCCGCCGACAGGCCAGCGAATCCCCCGCCAATGATGACCACGTGCGGCCGCGGGTCGGTGCGATGCGTACCGGTGGCGGTCAGCGAATGGTGAATGCCACGCGTCGCGCTTCCGCCGTCCACGGCGATGGTATCAGCAGGGCGATTGGTGGTGCGGTGCGGCATGACGGCTCCGGGATGGGTACGGTATCCGTACGCTCGCCATTTGTGAAAAGTTTCACAAGGTCATCCGCCGAGAGCAGCTTTGTGATCCCCCCGCCCCGCCACACGCCGCCACATATACCACTCCCGCCCCGCGCTCCACCCCGACGCCGCAGCATGGTCCGCCCCCAGCACGCAGTCGGCGGACTCCGTCGTGGCCGCGCGAAAGTGCTCGTCCAGCTCGGCCAGCAGCTCGCGCGTTTCCAGCGTCGTGGGCTTCGCCCGCAGCCGCTGCGCGATCTCGTGTCGCACCTGCAGGTCGGCCGCGAGATCGTGCGTCGCCACATCATGGCGCGCCACATAGTCCACAATGCGCGCCCACTGCGCCACCAGGGCGGGCAAGGTGAGCCGCGTCAGATTCGTCGGCACCGTATC
The DNA window shown above is from Gemmatimonas sp. and carries:
- a CDS encoding NAD(P)/FAD-dependent oxidoreductase — encoded protein: MPHRTTNRPADTIAVDGGSATRGIHHSLTATGTHRTDPRPHVVIIGGGFAGLSAARALANAPVRITLLDRTNHHLFQPLLYQVATAVLNPADISVPIRWLLRNQQNATVVMAEVDRIDPQARTVSLDSDTVRLSFDYLVVAAGARHAYFGHPDWEAHAPGLKSVEDALEMRRRFLLSFEAAERASAAGERDALLTFVIVGGGPTGVELAGMIPEVTHHALTGEFRRIDPRQARVLLLEGGPRILPAFPEELSAQAQRDLESLGVEVRTRCVVTQVDSDGVVAGGERIDAHTVFWGAGNQASPLARQLGVALDRAGRVVVNPDLSVPGRPEIFCVGDMAATTTADGAPVPAVAPAANQMGELAGRNIARHVAGSATSPFRYVNKGDLATIGRHKAVAVIGGVRLRGTFAWLTWLFVHVLYLVGVRNRVSVVVQWAYQYFTFQRGVRLITGTTVHRLLKASRAAHEKRRVA